In one window of Sinorhizobium chiapasense DNA:
- a CDS encoding carbohydrate ABC transporter permease, translating into MNTTTKIPDDVLTDHAEGMSYLNRLPRRIVVLYLPMAVFVFVLLFPFYWMAITAVKPNAQLTDYTNFSPFWVVGPTLDHIKYLFFETSYPGWLWNTMLVAVGSTILSLAASVFAAYAIERVRFTGSRPVGLMIFLAYLVPPSILFIPLAFIVFKFGIYDSRLALIFTYPTFLIPFCTWLLMGYFRSIPFELEESALVDGATRWQILVKIILPLAVPGLISAGIFAFTLSWNEFIYALTFIQSSENKTVPVGVLTELVRGDVFEWGALMAGALFGSLPVVILYSFFVDYYVSSMTGAVKE; encoded by the coding sequence TTGAACACCACCACGAAAATCCCGGACGACGTCCTTACCGACCACGCGGAGGGCATGAGCTATCTCAACCGGCTGCCGCGCCGGATCGTCGTGCTCTACCTGCCGATGGCAGTCTTCGTCTTCGTCCTGCTATTCCCGTTCTACTGGATGGCAATCACCGCCGTGAAGCCGAATGCACAGCTGACCGACTACACCAATTTCAGCCCGTTCTGGGTCGTCGGACCGACGCTCGACCACATCAAGTATCTGTTCTTCGAGACGTCCTATCCGGGCTGGCTGTGGAACACGATGCTGGTTGCCGTCGGCTCCACGATCCTGTCGCTCGCAGCCTCGGTCTTCGCAGCTTACGCGATCGAGCGCGTGCGCTTCACCGGCTCGCGGCCGGTCGGGCTGATGATCTTCCTCGCCTACCTCGTACCGCCGTCGATCCTCTTCATCCCGCTCGCTTTCATTGTGTTCAAGTTCGGGATCTACGATTCCAGGCTGGCGCTGATCTTCACCTATCCGACCTTCCTCATCCCATTCTGCACTTGGCTGCTGATGGGCTATTTCCGCTCGATTCCTTTCGAGCTGGAAGAGAGCGCGCTCGTGGACGGTGCGACGCGCTGGCAGATCCTCGTCAAGATCATCCTACCGCTCGCCGTGCCCGGGCTGATATCGGCGGGCATCTTCGCCTTCACGCTCTCCTGGAACGAATTCATCTATGCGCTGACATTCATCCAGTCGTCGGAGAACAAGACCGTACCCGTCGGCGTGTTGACCGAGCTCGTGCGAGGCGATGTGTTCGAATGGGGCGCACTGATGGCGGGTGCACTGTTCGGCTCACTGCCGGTCGTCATCCTCTACTCCTTCTTCGTCGACTATTACGTTTCGTCGATGACGGGGGCGGTGAAGGAATAG
- a CDS encoding capsular polysaccharide export protein, LipB/KpsS family, producing the protein MRCPENEVLVLKATDSLPGATDKSWYPPEGTTLGATFFVRSAFPWLGHYFGGIALGSTLSPGIDGIVSWGGRIPAKSAMAAARLRRLPHWHLEDGFLRSVGLGKDGAAPVSIIVDDRALPVDGGRASRLELLIAAAANGGCDSLGERIRERMIEHKLSKYNNLPHKPPSIEQSTRRRILLVDQVFGDVSVERALGSRRSFDRMLDDALASGAQCVVRTHPDVMAGYRKGYMTERAARTAGVVLLADRVSVASILDVVDEVWTVSSQVGFDALLRKIPVRCYAVPFYAGWGLTDDRASGAADAALTRRASARPSVDQLTAATLGLYPTYRNPKDWRPMDVFAAIDFLVAEVEAARRA; encoded by the coding sequence ATGAGGTGCCCCGAAAATGAGGTACTTGTGCTAAAAGCCACGGACAGCTTGCCTGGCGCGACCGACAAGAGCTGGTACCCGCCGGAAGGAACCACGCTCGGCGCGACATTCTTTGTCCGCAGCGCGTTTCCATGGCTCGGTCACTATTTTGGCGGAATTGCTCTCGGCTCTACTCTCTCTCCCGGGATCGACGGAATAGTCTCCTGGGGCGGACGCATTCCGGCAAAAAGTGCCATGGCCGCTGCTCGCTTGCGGCGATTGCCGCATTGGCACCTCGAAGACGGTTTCCTGCGCTCCGTCGGCCTTGGCAAGGATGGAGCCGCGCCCGTCTCGATCATCGTGGACGACCGCGCGCTTCCAGTCGACGGCGGCAGGGCGTCGCGCCTGGAACTACTGATCGCGGCCGCGGCCAATGGGGGCTGCGACAGCCTTGGAGAGCGCATCCGTGAACGGATGATCGAGCACAAGCTGTCGAAATACAACAACCTGCCGCACAAACCGCCGTCGATCGAACAGAGCACCCGGAGACGTATTCTGCTTGTGGACCAGGTCTTCGGTGACGTCTCGGTGGAGCGTGCACTCGGGAGCCGTCGCTCCTTCGACAGGATGCTCGACGATGCCTTGGCAAGCGGCGCGCAGTGCGTCGTGCGCACCCATCCGGACGTTATGGCCGGCTACCGAAAAGGCTATATGACCGAGCGCGCGGCAAGGACAGCCGGTGTCGTTCTGCTTGCCGACCGCGTGTCGGTCGCTTCGATTCTCGACGTCGTCGACGAGGTCTGGACCGTTTCGAGCCAGGTCGGATTCGATGCCTTGCTGCGAAAGATACCCGTGCGCTGCTACGCCGTACCGTTCTACGCGGGATGGGGACTGACGGATGATCGGGCGAGCGGCGCCGCCGACGCCGCCTTGACACGGCGCGCCAGCGCGAGACCCTCCGTCGATCAACTCACGGCAGCAACGCTGGGGCTCTATCCCACCTATCGCAATCCGAAAGACTGGCGGCCGATGGACGTGTTCGCGGCGATCGATTTCCTGGTCGCTGAAGTTGAGGCTGCTCGCCGCGCTTGA
- a CDS encoding ROK family protein has protein sequence MSRSANEKSNGALLTHGGEDLPSVTVDGYNIELRSSDGFLGDKANKYAFQEKLEAWRKRVRRGGDDPLGKTPTSELSKKQVDALLVGDDKEAAAMVMGAVDDFAEELAAVLAKLLDQKSWKKTERVVVGGGFRERVVGELAIARAMVLLKAKGIKIELTPIVHHPDDAGLIGAAHLIPPWMLKGHKAILAIDIGGTNIRVGIVEMRQKEGTDLSKAKVWKSDIWRHADDKPSRTTATARLITMVERLIAKADKARLSPAPVIGVACPGVIDVDGSIARGGQNLPGGNWESEHFNLPAAIKEAIPQIGEHETFVIMHNDAVVQGLSQVSFMLDVSGWGILTIGTGLGNAHFTNKRERDAD, from the coding sequence GTGAGCAGATCCGCGAACGAGAAGTCAAACGGCGCCCTCCTCACGCATGGTGGCGAGGATCTGCCGTCGGTCACGGTCGATGGTTACAATATCGAATTGCGAAGCTCCGACGGCTTTCTGGGCGACAAGGCCAACAAATATGCTTTTCAGGAAAAGCTCGAGGCCTGGCGCAAGCGAGTTCGCCGGGGTGGCGACGATCCGCTCGGGAAGACGCCGACCAGCGAGCTGTCGAAAAAGCAGGTCGATGCCCTTCTCGTTGGCGACGACAAGGAGGCAGCCGCCATGGTCATGGGAGCGGTCGACGATTTCGCCGAGGAGCTCGCCGCTGTTCTCGCCAAATTGCTGGACCAGAAGAGCTGGAAGAAAACCGAACGTGTCGTGGTGGGCGGCGGCTTCAGAGAGCGCGTCGTCGGCGAGCTTGCAATTGCCCGTGCGATGGTGCTGCTAAAGGCCAAAGGCATCAAGATAGAACTCACGCCGATCGTCCACCATCCGGACGATGCGGGGCTTATCGGCGCGGCTCACCTCATCCCGCCCTGGATGCTAAAGGGGCACAAGGCGATCCTGGCCATTGATATCGGCGGCACCAATATTCGCGTGGGCATAGTCGAGATGCGCCAGAAGGAAGGCACTGACCTCTCAAAGGCCAAGGTCTGGAAGTCCGATATTTGGCGACATGCCGACGACAAGCCCAGTCGGACCACCGCGACTGCGCGTCTCATCACGATGGTCGAAAGACTTATTGCCAAGGCAGACAAGGCGCGGCTCTCGCCGGCCCCCGTGATTGGCGTCGCCTGTCCCGGCGTGATCGACGTCGATGGATCGATCGCGCGCGGCGGTCAGAACCTGCCAGGCGGTAATTGGGAAAGCGAGCACTTCAACCTGCCCGCCGCGATCAAGGAGGCCATTCCGCAAATCGGCGAGCATGAGACCTTCGTGATCATGCACAACGACGCCGTCGTGCAGGGCCTTTCGCAGGTATCTTTCATGCTGGACGTCTCCGGTTGGGGAATTCTGACGATTGGCACGGGCCTCGGCAACGCCCACTTCACCAACAAGCGCGAACGCGATGCCGATTGA